One window of Globicephala melas chromosome 2, mGloMel1.2, whole genome shotgun sequence genomic DNA carries:
- the SLC51B gene encoding organic solute transporter subunit beta: MGYNEELTGAPPGTEVPQELLEEMLWYFRVEDATPWNSSMFVLVAVVVVISIVFLRRNTQAKRNQKRLSPEKQTPEVLYLAEARNKDDNNLTILRETLLSEKPKLAQVEVDVKDSDVPPVILPDP; the protein is encoded by the exons ATGGGCTACAATGAGGAGCTTACTGGAGCCCCACCTGGCACCGAGGTGCCTCAGGAGCTGCTGGAAGAAATGCTTTGGTATTTTCGTGTAGAAGATG CAACTCCTTGGAATAGTTCCATGTTTGTCCTGGTGGCCGTGGTGGTCGTGATAAGCATTGTCTTCTTGAGAAGGAACACCCAGGCAAAAAG AAATCAAAAGAGGCTGTCACCAGAAAAACAAACTCCAGAAGTCCTGTACTTGGCCGAGGCCAGAAACAAAGATGACAACAACCTGACCATCCTAAGAGAGACTTTGCTCTCAGAAAAGCCAAAGTTGGCCCAGGTGGAAGTGGACGTAAAAGACAGTGATGTGCCGCCAGTCATTCTTCCGGACCCCTGA
- the RASL12 gene encoding ras-like protein family member 12 isoform X2, with protein MSSVFGKPRAGSGQQQSAPLEVNLAILGRRGVGKSALTVKFLTRRFISEYDPNLEDTYSSEETVDHQPVHLRVMDTADLDTPRNCERYLNWAHAFLVVYSVDSRQSFEGSSSYLELLALHEKETQRSYPALLLGNKLDMAQYRQVTQAEGVALAGRFGCLFFEVSACLDFEHVQHVFHEAVREARREMEKNSLARPLFISEERALHYQAPLTARHGLASCAFNTLSTASLKEIPAVAQAKLVTVKSSRAQSKRKAPTLTLLKGFKIF; from the exons ATGTCCTCGGTGTTCGGGAAACCCCGCGCGGGCAGCGGGCAACAGCAGAGCGCACCCCTCGAGGTCAACTTGGCCATCCTGGGGCGCCGCGGGGTGGGCAAGTCCG CCCTGACGGTGAAGTTTCTGACCAGGAGGTTTATCAGTGAATATGACCCCAACTTGG AGGATACCTACAGCTCTGAGGAGACCGTGGACCACCAGCCTGTCCACCTGAGGGTCATGGACACTGCAGACCTG GACACCCCCAGGAACTGTGAGCGCTACCTGAACTGGGCCCACGCCTTTCTGGTGGTGTACAGCGTCGACAGCCGCCAGAGCTTCGAGGGCAGCAGCAGCTACCTGGAGCTGCTCGCTCTGCATGAGAAGGAGACACAGCGCAGCTACCCTGCTCTGCTGCTGGGCAACAAGCTGGACATGGCCCAGTACAG GCAGGTCACTCAGGCAGAGGGCGTGGCCTTGGCGGGCAGGTTCGGGTGCCTGTTTTTCGAGGTCTCTGCGTGCCTGGACTTCGAGCACGTGCAGCACGTCTTCCATGAGGCAGTACGGGAGGCACGGCGGGAGATGGAGAAGAACTCCCTGGCCAGGCCCCTCTTCATCTCCGAGGAGAGGGCCCTGCATTACCAGGCCCCACTCACGGCCCGGCATGGGCTGGCCAGCTGCGCCTTCAACACACTTTCTACTGCTAGCCTGAAGGAGATTCCTGCTGTGGCCCAGGCCAAGCTGGTCACTGTAAAGTCATCCCGGGCTCAGAGCAAGCGCAAGGCACCCACCCTGACACTGTTGAAGGGCTTCAAGATCTTCTGA